From a single Fusobacterium ulcerans ATCC 49185 genomic region:
- a CDS encoding tetratricopeptide repeat protein: MKKIHLILALLLSTNIILAASEREDIAFLDELYKQKKFSMAITESVSFLKRYPDSRYTRNIQDRIAKTYFLQEDYNNAIKYFKIILMNNDIKAKEKDEINFYLMKSYTALGDVQNSDFYMEALDKNGDFYERALYDSGMTYLAKENYPKAEELFQRVIQLNKKYYSEAVLSMAMSSYNKADYKRTLIFLNEYSNGKDKNKNQSLLNYLYGSAYYKLNSTEDAVTYFQKVTNKDKTSSYGKKSILSLIEIYSNRGDVNSMQKYLAMLENTKEYGEAMRMIGDLYATRGEYEKAVSYYSKTNTPNDPKLMYGYGFSLYKLNRLKEAQKYFEGLRNTTYYNQSIYYIFAIDYRLKNYKKIVRNRDEVKRVVVNQQDTDNINLMIANSAYEIGEYALSKDYYGRLYARNSNKENLYRIIVIDNKVGDIDDIAKRFNEYKTKYPDDKEYKRNIYFSVGEAYYKRNKVSEAIDVYKEFLASDRDFSILNNLIVSLLSEQRYDEMLTYLNDEGTENTKDNIYLKGIAFVGMGRYEEADTAFNQLEADTTSDAALLTKVKFNKMRNYFLWGKYEDAIKYGEEYLTLENPEGKNEIMDKLAISYFRIDNFEKSREYYNKLSTTPEFEAYGKFQIADTYYAEKNFEKAKEEYKLVAEQYGDGQYGEKAYYWYLTTLINLGENETFEKEKETFLAKYPGSKMRDNLLILSGEVYESGNNNDKALENYKELLSTSEDKVVKESTASKILDIHLSKNNIEEAKKYIENITNIDTKNYYNSLIYEKQNNKEAAMKEYEKLLESSKYKDYASVNIASKLFAEKNYKKAREYYEQVNNMENSIYKDLVLFQIASIDEIEKKNEEALRGYTKGYVMYDGKYSQVSKLKAAQLSEKMGKEKDAETLYRELYALDKKLIYKEFVLEKMIYFALKAENKVDGKKYYLELKAINAKKAEKYADFFKEEENK; the protein is encoded by the coding sequence GTGAAAAAGATACACTTGATACTTGCATTATTATTAAGCACGAATATCATTTTAGCTGCCTCAGAGAGAGAAGATATTGCATTTCTGGATGAACTTTATAAACAGAAAAAATTCTCAATGGCCATAACAGAGTCTGTGAGCTTTTTAAAAAGATACCCTGATTCTAGATATACAAGAAATATTCAAGATAGAATAGCAAAAACATACTTTCTTCAGGAAGATTATAACAATGCTATAAAGTACTTTAAAATCATTTTAATGAATAATGATATAAAAGCAAAAGAAAAAGATGAGATTAATTTTTATCTTATGAAAAGTTATACTGCATTAGGAGATGTACAAAATAGTGACTTTTATATGGAAGCTTTAGATAAAAATGGAGATTTTTATGAAAGAGCATTGTATGATTCAGGAATGACTTATTTAGCTAAAGAAAATTATCCAAAAGCAGAAGAGTTATTTCAAAGAGTTATACAACTGAATAAAAAGTATTACAGTGAAGCTGTTTTGAGTATGGCAATGTCATCATATAATAAAGCAGACTATAAGAGAACTCTTATATTTTTAAATGAATATTCAAATGGAAAAGATAAAAATAAAAATCAATCTCTTTTGAATTATTTATATGGTTCAGCTTATTATAAATTAAATTCAACAGAAGATGCAGTAACATATTTTCAAAAAGTTACAAATAAAGATAAGACGAGTTCATATGGGAAAAAGTCTATATTGAGCTTAATAGAGATATATAGCAATAGAGGCGATGTCAACTCTATGCAGAAATATCTTGCTATGCTTGAAAATACTAAAGAGTATGGAGAAGCAATGAGAATGATAGGAGATCTTTATGCTACAAGAGGAGAATATGAAAAAGCTGTAAGTTATTATTCAAAAACTAATACACCAAATGATCCAAAACTTATGTATGGATATGGATTTTCACTATATAAATTAAACAGATTAAAAGAAGCTCAAAAATATTTTGAAGGATTAAGAAATACTACTTATTATAATCAGTCTATATATTATATATTCGCGATTGATTACAGATTAAAAAACTATAAGAAAATAGTAAGAAATAGAGATGAAGTAAAAAGAGTTGTTGTAAATCAGCAAGATACTGATAACATTAACTTAATGATAGCCAATTCAGCTTATGAAATTGGAGAATATGCTCTTTCAAAAGATTATTATGGAAGGCTTTATGCAAGAAATTCTAATAAAGAAAATCTTTACAGAATAATAGTTATAGATAATAAAGTTGGAGATATTGATGATATTGCAAAAAGATTCAATGAGTATAAGACTAAATATCCAGATGATAAAGAATATAAAAGAAATATATATTTTTCTGTAGGAGAAGCATACTATAAAAGAAATAAAGTATCAGAAGCAATAGATGTATATAAAGAATTTTTGGCTTCAGATAGGGATTTCAGTATTTTAAACAATCTTATTGTTTCACTGTTAAGTGAACAGAGATATGATGAAATGCTTACATATCTTAATGATGAAGGGACAGAAAATACAAAAGATAACATATATTTGAAGGGAATAGCTTTTGTAGGAATGGGAAGATATGAAGAGGCAGATACAGCTTTTAACCAATTGGAAGCAGATACAACTTCTGATGCAGCACTTCTGACAAAGGTGAAGTTTAATAAGATGAGAAATTATTTCTTGTGGGGAAAATATGAAGATGCTATAAAATATGGAGAAGAGTATCTTACATTAGAGAATCCAGAAGGAAAAAATGAAATAATGGATAAATTAGCTATCAGTTATTTTAGAATAGATAATTTTGAAAAAAGCAGAGAGTATTATAATAAACTTTCTACAACTCCTGAATTTGAAGCTTATGGAAAATTTCAAATAGCAGATACTTATTATGCTGAAAAAAACTTTGAAAAAGCTAAAGAGGAATATAAACTTGTTGCAGAACAATATGGAGATGGACAGTATGGAGAAAAAGCATACTATTGGTATCTCACTACTTTAATTAATTTAGGAGAGAATGAAACTTTTGAAAAAGAGAAGGAGACATTTCTTGCAAAATATCCTGGAAGTAAAATGAGAGATAATCTTCTTATATTATCAGGAGAAGTATATGAAAGTGGAAATAATAATGATAAAGCACTAGAAAATTATAAAGAACTTCTTTCAACTTCAGAGGATAAAGTAGTTAAAGAAAGCACAGCTTCTAAAATATTAGATATTCATTTAAGTAAAAATAATATAGAGGAAGCTAAAAAATACATAGAGAATATTACAAATATAGACACTAAAAATTATTATAATTCTCTTATTTATGAGAAACAGAATAACAAAGAAGCTGCAATGAAAGAATATGAAAAACTTTTAGAAAGTAGCAAATATAAAGATTATGCTTCTGTAAATATAGCTTCTAAATTATTTGCTGAAAAGAATTATAAAAAAGCAAGAGAATACTATGAACAGGTAAATAATATGGAGAATAGTATCTATAAAGATCTTGTATTGTTCCAAATAGCATCTATTGATGAAATAGAAAAGAAAAATGAAGAAGCCTTGAGAGGTTATACAAAAGGATATGTAATGTATGATGGAAAGTATTCTCAAGTATCAAAATTAAAAGCAGCCCAGTTAAGTGAAAAAATGGGAAAAGAAAAAGATGCAGAAACATTGTATAGAGAACTTTATGCTCTTGATAAAAAACTTATATACAAAGAATTTGTTCTTGAAAAAATGATCTATTTTGCTTTAAAAGCTGAAAATAAAGTAGATGGTAAAAAATATTATTTAGAATTAAAAGCAATCAATGCTAAAAAAGCAGAAAAATATGCAGATTTTTTTAAAGAGGAGGAAAATAAATGA
- a CDS encoding energy transducer TonB, giving the protein MKRVDYVSFGLSILLNLLIILLIPGLSVETIVDKKIKVGLVSYDNNSRIKMEGTKNTNSKTKNLTAETRKKTEKVETQVKKESTVKKEPTTQVKAKEPEKKPTLSDIAKSISGPEIDVLSGINDISHSVVREKVKTIPKRQTDDKQGVISKDNLVGEKLDLASDSDMNIQGKEQFLVEEDGKLAFNSEEGKDLEFERILKADGDVEGLPSGYRLGTEDGNIVARWDNTNREPVYPESAQLRGLHGTVKIRMNIDENGNVNSLFLEKGSGVPEINSAIEEIGRTWKIYLSKNGMNVKGDVILEYNFTLRGKN; this is encoded by the coding sequence ATGAAAAGAGTTGATTATGTAAGCTTTGGTCTTTCTATACTTCTAAACCTGCTTATCATACTGCTTATACCTGGTCTTTCAGTGGAAACTATAGTAGATAAAAAAATTAAAGTTGGATTAGTTTCTTATGATAATAACAGCAGAATAAAGATGGAAGGAACTAAAAATACTAACTCTAAAACTAAAAATCTGACAGCTGAAACTAGAAAAAAGACAGAAAAAGTTGAAACTCAGGTCAAGAAAGAAAGTACAGTAAAAAAAGAACCTACCACTCAGGTAAAAGCAAAAGAACCTGAAAAGAAGCCAACTTTAAGTGATATAGCTAAATCTATATCTGGTCCTGAAATAGATGTTTTATCTGGAATAAATGACATAAGCCATTCTGTTGTTAGAGAAAAAGTAAAAACAATTCCTAAAAGGCAAACTGATGATAAACAAGGGGTAATTTCAAAAGATAATCTTGTTGGAGAAAAACTAGATTTAGCATCTGATTCAGATATGAATATCCAGGGAAAGGAACAATTCTTAGTTGAGGAAGATGGAAAGCTTGCCTTTAACTCAGAAGAGGGAAAAGACTTGGAATTTGAAAGAATATTGAAAGCAGATGGAGATGTAGAAGGTTTGCCAAGTGGATATAGGCTTGGAACAGAAGATGGAAATATTGTTGCTAGATGGGATAATACCAACAGGGAACCTGTATATCCTGAAAGTGCTCAGCTAAGAGGACTTCATGGAACAGTAAAGATAAGAATGAATATTGATGAAAATGGAAATGTAAATTCTTTATTCCTTGAAAAAGGAAGTGGAGTTCCAGAAATCAATAGTGCTATAGAAGAGATAGGAAGAACTTGGAAAATATATTTGAGTAAAAATGGAATGAACGTAAAAGGCGATGTTATACTGGAATATAACTTTACATTAAGAGGAAAAAATTAA
- the rplI gene encoding 50S ribosomal protein L9 yields MAKIQVILTQDVAGQGRKGDLITVSDGYAHNFLIKNKKGMIATEEELKKIENRKKREEKKLQEDKEKSIELKKQLESKKIEIGVKIGENGKLFGAITNKEVAAAIEQIFGVAIDRKKIECNIKSLGEHTAVIKLHTDVKAEVKIIAKAQ; encoded by the coding sequence ATGGCAAAAATACAAGTTATACTGACTCAAGATGTAGCAGGGCAAGGAAGAAAAGGAGATTTAATAACAGTTTCTGATGGGTATGCACATAACTTTCTTATAAAAAATAAAAAAGGTATGATAGCAACTGAAGAAGAATTAAAAAAAATAGAAAACAGAAAAAAAAGAGAAGAAAAGAAACTTCAAGAAGATAAAGAAAAATCAATTGAATTGAAAAAACAGCTTGAATCTAAAAAAATAGAAATTGGAGTAAAAATTGGAGAAAATGGGAAACTATTTGGAGCTATTACAAATAAAGAAGTTGCAGCAGCAATAGAACAAATTTTTGGAGTAGCTATTGATAGAAAAAAAATAGAATGCAATATAAAAAGTTTAGGTGAACATACTGCAGTTATAAAACTTCATACTGATGTAAAAGCTGAAGTTAAAATTATAGCAAAAGCTCAATAA
- the dnaB gene encoding replicative DNA helicase, with protein sequence MPEIENLRKIPSDLEAERSVLGGIFLKQDVFGDIIEILSPDDFYKNAHKIIYETMREIYNKGEPLDPLVVMNRLRKNEKFDEVGGEQIFYDIVEEVPTAANITAYAKIVKEKAILRRLGDVGTKIVEMTYSGYEEAESILDRAEGMIFKISENSESKDLVKIRDAMSDEFLRLEKVYANKGTTIGISSGFTDFDQMTSGFQPSDLVILAARPAMGKTAFALNLALNAALKSEKAVLLFSMEMSSSQLLQRLLAVEAGVGLQKIKTGFLAPEDWGRLGIASGKLSNTEINIADVPNLGVLEIRAIARRLKAAGKLDMILIDYLQLIKGSSGKTENRQQEISDISRSLKGIARELDVPIIALSQLSRATEQRADRRPMLSDLRESGAIEQDADMVMFLYRDDYYNEETDDKGITEVIIGKHRNGPTGTVKLRFFHELTKFTDYTNKVE encoded by the coding sequence ATGCCAGAAATTGAAAATTTGAGAAAAATTCCAAGCGACCTAGAGGCTGAAAGGTCTGTTTTAGGAGGTATATTCCTTAAACAAGATGTATTTGGTGATATAATAGAGATACTTTCTCCTGATGATTTTTATAAAAATGCTCATAAAATAATCTATGAAACTATGAGAGAAATTTACAATAAAGGAGAGCCTCTTGATCCTCTTGTAGTAATGAATAGATTGAGAAAAAATGAAAAATTTGATGAAGTAGGAGGGGAACAGATATTCTATGATATAGTAGAAGAGGTTCCTACTGCTGCTAATATCACTGCTTATGCAAAAATAGTTAAAGAAAAAGCTATATTAAGAAGATTGGGAGATGTTGGAACTAAGATAGTAGAGATGACATACAGTGGTTATGAAGAAGCTGAAAGTATTTTAGATAGAGCAGAGGGAATGATATTTAAGATATCAGAAAACAGCGAATCAAAAGATTTAGTGAAAATAAGAGATGCTATGTCAGATGAATTTCTCAGACTTGAAAAAGTATATGCAAATAAAGGAACTACAATTGGTATTTCGTCAGGATTTACAGACTTTGATCAGATGACAAGTGGATTTCAGCCATCTGACCTTGTAATACTTGCAGCCAGACCAGCAATGGGAAAAACTGCCTTTGCACTTAACCTTGCTCTTAATGCAGCATTAAAAAGTGAGAAAGCAGTACTTCTATTCAGTATGGAGATGTCAAGTTCTCAGTTGCTTCAAAGACTTCTTGCTGTAGAAGCAGGAGTAGGTCTTCAAAAAATAAAAACAGGATTCCTAGCACCAGAAGACTGGGGAAGACTAGGAATAGCCAGTGGAAAACTTTCTAATACAGAAATAAATATAGCAGATGTACCTAATTTAGGGGTACTTGAAATAAGAGCTATTGCCAGAAGATTAAAAGCTGCAGGGAAATTAGATATGATACTTATTGATTACTTACAGCTGATAAAAGGAAGCAGTGGAAAAACAGAAAATAGACAACAGGAGATATCAGATATCTCAAGATCACTTAAAGGAATAGCCAGAGAGCTTGATGTACCTATTATAGCTCTTTCACAGTTGTCACGGGCTACAGAACAAAGAGCAGACAGAAGACCTATGCTTTCAGATTTGAGAGAGTCTGGAGCCATAGAGCAGGATGCTGATATGGTAATGTTTTTGTATAGAGATGATTACTATAATGAAGAAACAGATGATAAAGGTATAACAGAAGTAATCATTGGTAAACATAGAAATGGTCCAACAGGGACAGTTAAATTGAGATTTTTCCATGAACTTACAAAGTTTACGGATTATACAAATAAAGTAGAATAA
- the dnaX gene encoding DNA polymerase III subunit gamma/tau has translation MHITLYRKYRPKNFEEIAGQKEIVKTLKASLRNGKTSHAYLFTGPRGVGKTTIARLIAKGVNCLENGVTDEPCNKCENCLSINDGSFMDMIEIDAASNRGIDEIRQLKEKINYQPSKGRKKIYIIDEVHMLTKEAFNALLKTLEEPPEHVIFILATTEADKILPTIISRCQRYDFKTLSPAEMKEKLGEISKNEGVSVPDDVLDLIYENSGGSMRDATSILERLMITCLDEEITLEKCEKVLGVTPVKQMKEFLDNVIEKKYRELVKMLDEFWSESLEIELFFKDFAKYCKTLMSRSELEVDKGLKIIGAVYDSLNKFKYEEDKRMVGYVVINNLLSTKATVVQERVVEKIIEKPVTVHQNSSSTEETIDLSGITLEYVISQWKDIVEEAKKEKITLGAFLISAKPYKIEGDTLFIGFESENSFAKEQMETSTYDDVFLEVVKKIINPKIKVKYILVGKKREISKGENDFTKKIVDFFGGEIMR, from the coding sequence ATGCATATAACATTATATAGAAAATATAGACCTAAAAATTTTGAAGAGATAGCAGGGCAAAAGGAAATAGTAAAAACTCTGAAAGCATCATTGAGAAATGGCAAAACTTCCCATGCATATCTTTTTACAGGTCCTAGAGGTGTGGGGAAAACTACAATAGCCAGACTAATAGCTAAAGGGGTCAATTGCCTGGAAAATGGTGTTACTGATGAACCTTGTAATAAATGTGAAAATTGTTTGTCAATAAATGATGGAAGTTTTATGGACATGATTGAAATTGATGCTGCTTCTAACAGAGGAATAGATGAAATCAGACAATTGAAAGAAAAAATAAATTACCAGCCTTCAAAAGGAAGGAAAAAAATATATATTATAGATGAGGTACATATGCTGACAAAAGAAGCATTTAATGCTCTTTTGAAAACATTGGAAGAACCTCCTGAACATGTAATATTTATATTGGCAACAACAGAGGCAGATAAAATACTTCCAACTATCATTTCAAGATGTCAGAGATATGACTTTAAAACTTTATCTCCAGCTGAAATGAAAGAAAAACTTGGAGAAATATCTAAAAATGAAGGAGTTTCTGTACCAGATGATGTACTTGATTTGATTTATGAAAATTCTGGTGGAAGTATGAGAGATGCTACTTCTATACTGGAAAGACTTATGATAACTTGTTTAGATGAAGAGATAACTTTAGAGAAATGTGAAAAGGTTCTTGGGGTAACTCCTGTAAAGCAAATGAAGGAATTTTTAGATAATGTCATAGAAAAAAAATACAGAGAGCTTGTAAAAATGCTTGATGAATTTTGGAGTGAATCTTTGGAAATTGAACTTTTCTTTAAGGATTTTGCTAAATATTGCAAAACTCTTATGAGCAGATCAGAATTGGAAGTAGATAAAGGATTAAAAATAATTGGAGCTGTCTATGATTCTTTGAATAAATTTAAATATGAAGAAGATAAAAGAATGGTTGGCTATGTAGTTATTAATAATCTTTTAAGTACTAAAGCTACAGTGGTTCAAGAGAGAGTAGTAGAAAAAATAATTGAAAAACCAGTGACAGTACATCAAAATAGTTCAAGTACAGAAGAAACTATTGATCTTTCAGGAATAACACTGGAATATGTAATAAGTCAGTGGAAAGATATAGTTGAAGAAGCTAAAAAAGAAAAAATAACATTGGGGGCATTTTTAATAAGTGCTAAGCCATATAAAATTGAGGGAGATACATTATTTATTGGATTTGAAAGCGAAAATTCTTTTGCTAAAGAGCAAATGGAAACAAGTACTTATGATGATGTATTTTTAGAAGTAGTAAAGAAAATAATCAATCCAAAAATAAAAGTAAAATATATACTTGTTGGTAAAAAGAGAGAAATCAGCAAGGGTGAAAATGATTTTACTAAAAAAATAGTAGATTTTTTTGGTGGAGAGATTATGAGATAA
- a CDS encoding peptidase U32 family protein: MKKVELLAPVGNMEKFKMAIHYGADAVFLGGKMFNLRAGSSNFSDEELEEAVSYAHNLGKKVYVTLNIIPHNDELDLLPDYVKFLEKIGIDGVIVADLGVFQIVRENTNLRISVSTQASNTNWRSVQMWRDLGAKRVVLAREISLDNIAEIRAKVPDIELEVFIHGAMCMSISGRCLLSNYMTGRDANRGDCAQSCRWKYSLVEETRPGEYMPVFEDDHGTYIFNSKDLCTIEFIDKILDIGVDSLKIEGRMKGIYYVANCVKVYRDAIDSYYSGNYKFNPKWLEELESVSHRSYTDGFYMGRPGVDGQNYNDRNSYSQSHQLVAKVEKKLSENEYILAIRNRLEVGEKLEVVSPGINVREITLPKMTLITRGKEGEEVEAANPNSFVKITIDTELNELDMLRKRI; this comes from the coding sequence GTGAAAAAAGTAGAATTACTAGCTCCAGTAGGAAATATGGAGAAGTTTAAAATGGCTATCCATTATGGAGCTGATGCAGTGTTCTTAGGAGGAAAAATGTTTAACCTAAGAGCAGGGAGCAGCAATTTTTCTGATGAAGAATTAGAAGAAGCTGTATCTTATGCACATAATTTAGGAAAAAAAGTATATGTTACTTTAAATATAATACCACATAATGATGAATTGGATCTTTTGCCTGACTATGTAAAATTTTTAGAAAAAATTGGAATAGATGGAGTAATAGTTGCTGATTTAGGAGTATTTCAAATAGTAAGAGAGAATACAAATCTTCGTATCAGTGTAAGTACTCAGGCAAGTAATACAAACTGGCGTTCTGTACAAATGTGGAGAGATCTTGGAGCAAAAAGAGTAGTATTGGCAAGAGAAATATCTTTAGATAACATAGCAGAGATAAGAGCTAAAGTACCTGATATAGAACTTGAAGTATTTATCCATGGAGCTATGTGTATGTCAATATCTGGAAGATGTCTACTGAGCAACTATATGACAGGAAGAGATGCTAATAGAGGAGATTGTGCTCAATCTTGCAGATGGAAATATTCTCTTGTTGAAGAAACAAGACCTGGAGAATATATGCCTGTATTTGAAGATGATCATGGAACATATATATTTAACTCAAAAGATTTATGCACAATAGAATTTATAGATAAAATTCTTGATATTGGAGTGGATTCACTTAAAATAGAAGGAAGAATGAAAGGAATATACTATGTAGCTAATTGTGTAAAAGTATATAGAGATGCTATAGACAGTTATTATTCTGGAAACTATAAATTCAATCCTAAATGGTTGGAAGAGTTAGAATCTGTTTCTCATAGATCGTATACAGATGGATTTTATATGGGAAGACCAGGAGTAGATGGACAAAATTATAATGATAGAAATTCATACAGCCAGTCGCATCAATTAGTGGCAAAAGTAGAAAAAAAACTTTCTGAAAATGAATATATTCTTGCTATAAGAAATAGATTAGAAGTTGGAGAAAAGCTGGAAGTTGTAAGTCCAGGAATAAATGTAAGAGAGATAACTCTTCCTAAAATGACTCTTATTACAAGAGGAAAAGAGGGAGAAGAGGTAGAGGCAGCAAATCCTAACTCATTTGTTAAGATAACTATAGATACTGAATTAAATGAATTGGATATGCTTAGAAAAAGAATTTAA
- a CDS encoding MotA/TolQ/ExbB proton channel family protein, producing the protein MYWIKNGGILMYFILAMSIIGLAVVIERFIYFKLSERDSFNKINPELRQLIEKGSVKEAIVLLNNQKASAARVLKDILIQYYKSNSKDPVMLEEKGKESAMAQVPLLEKHMWMLSLVAHITPLLGLLGTVTGMIKAFQAVSVHGTGDASVLAKGISEALFTTAGGLFVAIPATIFYNYFNKKIDETINDMEKTSTELINYFRR; encoded by the coding sequence ATGTATTGGATTAAAAATGGTGGAATTCTAATGTATTTTATTTTAGCTATGTCTATCATAGGACTGGCAGTAGTAATAGAGAGATTTATTTATTTTAAATTAAGTGAGAGAGATAGTTTCAATAAAATAAATCCAGAACTTAGACAGCTTATAGAAAAAGGGTCTGTAAAGGAAGCAATAGTTTTACTTAATAATCAAAAAGCTTCAGCAGCTAGAGTTTTAAAAGATATATTAATACAATATTATAAAAGCAACAGTAAGGATCCTGTAATGTTGGAAGAAAAGGGAAAAGAAAGTGCAATGGCACAGGTACCTCTTTTAGAAAAACACATGTGGATGCTTTCATTAGTTGCTCATATAACTCCTTTATTAGGACTATTAGGAACTGTTACAGGAATGATTAAGGCATTTCAGGCAGTATCTGTCCATGGAACAGGAGATGCTTCTGTTTTGGCAAAAGGTATATCAGAAGCATTATTTACTACTGCTGGAGGACTTTTTGTAGCCATTCCTGCTACTATTTTCTATAATTATTTTAATAAAAAAATAGATGAAACAATAAATGATATGGAAAAAACTAGTACAGAATTGATAAACTACTTCAGAAGATAG
- a CDS encoding sigma-54-dependent transcriptional regulator → MILLGFRLDKSLKEELENNFENELTFAENITDFIEYLKNKKYETIVIEERNLQEEALINLVKKVGEYQKKGVIIILGETSNLKVVAGSVKAGAYDYILKPVDNNTVIKIIEKSVKDYKLLAERVDKHKSSGDKLIGQTKEIVELYKMIGKVASSRVPVLVVGEKGTGKTSVAKSIHQFSDWSNEPLISINCTSFQNELLERKMFGYEKGAFTGAVFSQIGDLEKANGGTLHLGNVESLSLDLQSKILYFLEEGEFFRMGGAEPIKIDLRVVASTCENLEELINQGRFIDELYRKLKVLEVNIPPLRERKDDIPLIIDHYLIECNEELHKNVKGVSKPALKKILRYDWPGNVNELKNAVKSAVALCRGGSILIEDLPSNVLGTKVTKRKGDAQTSALKEWVKVEMEVYKTGNQKGYYGNIISKVEKELIHQVLEMTNGKKVETAEILGITRNTLRTKMSNYGLE, encoded by the coding sequence TTGATTCTTCTAGGGTTTAGATTAGATAAAAGTTTAAAAGAGGAATTAGAAAATAATTTTGAAAATGAATTAACTTTTGCAGAAAATATAACTGATTTTATAGAATATTTAAAAAATAAAAAGTATGAAACTATAGTTATAGAAGAAAGAAATCTTCAGGAAGAAGCTCTTATTAATTTAGTAAAAAAAGTGGGAGAATATCAAAAAAAAGGTGTTATAATAATTCTTGGAGAAACTTCTAATTTAAAAGTGGTTGCAGGGAGTGTAAAGGCTGGAGCATATGATTATATACTAAAACCAGTAGACAATAATACTGTTATAAAAATAATAGAAAAATCTGTAAAAGATTATAAATTATTGGCTGAAAGAGTGGATAAACATAAGAGTTCTGGAGATAAACTCATAGGACAGACAAAAGAAATAGTAGAACTTTACAAGATGATAGGGAAAGTTGCAAGTAGCAGAGTACCTGTTTTAGTAGTGGGAGAAAAGGGAACTGGAAAAACAAGTGTAGCAAAGTCTATTCATCAATTTAGTGATTGGTCAAATGAGCCTCTTATAAGTATTAACTGTACTTCTTTTCAGAATGAGTTATTAGAAAGAAAGATGTTTGGATATGAAAAAGGAGCATTTACAGGAGCTGTTTTTTCTCAAATAGGAGATCTTGAAAAAGCTAATGGGGGAACACTCCATTTAGGAAATGTAGAATCACTGAGCTTAGATTTACAATCTAAAATACTCTATTTTTTAGAAGAAGGAGAGTTTTTTAGAATGGGAGGAGCAGAACCTATAAAAATTGATTTGAGAGTAGTAGCCAGTACATGTGAAAATCTTGAAGAACTTATAAATCAAGGCAGATTTATTGATGAACTATACAGAAAATTAAAAGTTCTTGAAGTAAATATTCCACCATTGAGAGAAAGAAAGGATGATATACCTTTAATAATAGACCATTATTTAATAGAATGTAATGAAGAACTTCATAAAAATGTAAAAGGTGTAAGTAAGCCGGCTTTGAAAAAAATATTAAGATATGACTGGCCTGGAAATGTTAATGAACTTAAAAATGCAGTTAAATCTGCTGTGGCATTATGCAGAGGGGGCTCTATACTTATAGAAGACCTGCCAAGTAATGTGTTGGGAACAAAAGTTACAAAAAGAAAAGGAGATGCACAGACAAGTGCTCTCAAAGAATGGGTAAAGGTAGAGATGGAAGTGTATAAAACTGGTAATCAGAAAGGTTATTATGGGAATATCATTTCAAAAGTAGAGAAAGAACTTATCCATCAGGTATTGGAAATGACTAATGGAAAAAAAGTAGAAACAGCAGAAATACTTGGGATAACAAGAAATACTTTAAGAACAAAAATGAGTAATTATGGTTTGGAGTAG
- a CDS encoding ExbD/TolR family protein: MKIERTKRRGKGELALEITPLIDVVFLLLIFFLVATTFEDINSGIKIDLPQSTIREIKNIKEIQVAINKNKEIVLNFKDKGKNQKVKVNKNNLKAELENKLKESEEKNIVISADKSLDYGFIVEIMTISKEAGAASLDIDTASSK; the protein is encoded by the coding sequence ATGAAAATTGAAAGAACAAAAAGACGTGGAAAGGGAGAATTAGCATTAGAAATAACTCCCCTTATTGATGTTGTGTTTCTTTTATTAATATTTTTTCTGGTTGCAACTACTTTTGAAGATATTAACAGTGGGATCAAAATAGACCTGCCGCAGTCTACGATCAGAGAGATAAAGAATATAAAAGAAATACAAGTTGCAATAAATAAAAATAAAGAAATTGTCTTGAATTTTAAAGATAAAGGTAAAAATCAGAAAGTTAAAGTTAATAAGAATAACTTAAAAGCAGAACTTGAAAATAAACTGAAGGAATCTGAGGAAAAAAATATAGTAATAAGTGCTGATAAAAGTCTAGATTATGGATTTATAGTAGAAATAATGACTATTTCTAAAGAAGCAGGAGCAGCCTCGCTGGATATAGATACAGCAAGCAGTAAATAA